Proteins encoded together in one Sinorhizobium meliloti window:
- a CDS encoding NuoB/complex I 20 kDa subunit family protein → MELASGTTLVAPQPKGILDPATGKPIGSNDAFFGEINNELADKGFLVTSTDELINWARTGSLMWMTFGLACCAVEMMQMSMPRYDAERFGFAPRASPRQSDVMIVAGTLTNKMAPALRKVYDQMPEPRYVISMGSCANGGGYYHYSYSVVRGCDRVVPVDIYVPGCPPTAEALLYGVLLLQKKIRRTGTIER, encoded by the coding sequence ATGGAATTAGCATCCGGCACCACGCTCGTTGCGCCGCAGCCCAAGGGTATCCTCGATCCCGCGACCGGCAAGCCGATCGGCAGCAATGACGCGTTCTTCGGCGAGATCAACAACGAGCTCGCCGACAAGGGCTTTCTCGTCACCTCGACCGACGAGCTGATCAACTGGGCCCGCACCGGTTCGCTGATGTGGATGACTTTCGGTCTCGCCTGCTGCGCGGTCGAAATGATGCAGATGTCGATGCCGCGTTACGATGCCGAACGCTTCGGTTTTGCGCCGCGCGCCTCGCCGCGTCAGTCCGACGTCATGATCGTCGCCGGCACGCTGACCAACAAGATGGCGCCGGCCTTGCGCAAGGTCTATGACCAGATGCCCGAGCCGCGTTACGTGATCTCGATGGGATCCTGCGCCAATGGCGGCGGCTACTATCACTATTCCTATTCGGTTGTGCGCGGCTGCGACCGCGTCGTGCCCGTCGACATCTATGTGCCAGGCTGTCCTCCCACGGCAGAAGCGCTGCTTTACGGCGTGCTTCTGCTGCAGAAGAAGATCCGCCGGACCGGCACGATCGAGCGCTAA
- a CDS encoding NADH-quinone oxidoreductase subunit A, translating to MTELLGSYVPIAIFIGIALVIGLALLVAPFAVAFKAPDSEKLSAYECGFNAFDDARMKFDVRFYLVSILFIIFDLEVAFLFPWAVSFKELGWFGFWSMMVFLLVLTVGFIYEWKKGALEWN from the coding sequence ATGACAGAACTTCTCGGTTCCTACGTACCGATCGCGATTTTCATTGGGATCGCGCTGGTGATCGGCCTCGCACTTCTGGTCGCTCCTTTCGCCGTCGCCTTCAAGGCGCCTGATTCGGAAAAACTGTCGGCTTACGAGTGCGGCTTCAATGCGTTCGACGATGCCCGCATGAAGTTCGACGTCCGCTTCTATCTCGTGTCGATCCTTTTCATCATCTTCGATCTCGAGGTCGCCTTCCTCTTCCCCTGGGCGGTTTCGTTCAAGGAGTTGGGCTGGTTCGGCTTCTGGTCGATGATGGTCTTCCTTCTGGTCCTGACGGTCGGCTTTATCTATGAATGGAAGAAGGGAGCGCTGGAATGGAATTAG
- a CDS encoding NADH:ubiquinone oxidoreductase, which yields MAGARKDGQERTAASAAGSFAWPQGADPADPFGMGEWMKNLSDAGLPSVGLHPLMAHPAAAVAAATALGFGLSSHIAGMMFGAMQGAASTLKKSVAAPDQAEISKPAPAARPQKAAQRKAPVSAGETRKPRGSVKRAAAPAAGLANDDLKQISGIGPKLEQVLNGRGIFRFADIAALSKADMERLDSELGLAGRGVRDDWIGQAKALTGAREN from the coding sequence ATGGCTGGGGCACGCAAGGACGGACAGGAGAGGACAGCCGCGAGCGCGGCCGGTTCATTCGCATGGCCTCAGGGCGCAGACCCGGCCGATCCGTTCGGCATGGGCGAATGGATGAAGAACCTGTCGGACGCCGGCTTGCCGAGCGTCGGATTGCATCCGTTGATGGCGCATCCGGCGGCGGCCGTCGCGGCAGCGACGGCTCTTGGCTTCGGTCTGTCCAGTCACATCGCCGGCATGATGTTCGGCGCGATGCAGGGGGCGGCCAGCACGCTCAAGAAGAGCGTCGCCGCGCCCGATCAGGCGGAGATCTCCAAGCCTGCTCCGGCCGCAAGGCCGCAAAAGGCAGCGCAGCGGAAAGCTCCGGTCTCCGCGGGCGAGACGCGTAAACCGCGCGGATCCGTCAAGCGGGCTGCGGCACCGGCGGCAGGCCTCGCAAACGACGATCTGAAGCAAATCTCCGGCATCGGCCCCAAGCTCGAGCAGGTGCTGAACGGCAGGGGCATATTCCGCTTCGCCGACATCGCCGCCCTGAGCAAGGCCGACATGGAGCGACTGGATAGCGAACTCGGCCTTGCCGGCCGCGGCGTCCGCGACGATTGGATCGGGCAGGCAAAGGCGCTCACGGGAGCGCGAGAGAACTAA
- a CDS encoding NADH-quinone oxidoreductase subunit D, with amino-acid sequence MTEHNVRNFNINFGPQHPAAHGVLRLVLELDGEIVERVDPHIGLLHRGTEKLIEAKTYLQAIPYFDRLDYVAPMNQEHAFALAVERLTGTQVPVRGQLIRVLYSEIGRILSHLLNVTTQAMDVGALTPPLWGFEEREKLMVFYERACGARMHAAYFRPGGVHQDLPHQLVEDIGNWIDPFLKTVDDIDELLTGNRIFKQRNVDIGVVSLEDAWAWGFSGVMVRGSGAAWDLRRSQPYECYSDLEFDIPIGKNGDCFDRYLIRMIEMRQSARIMRQCVDRLLGDAKIGPVSSLDGKIVPPKRGEMKRSMEALIHHFKLYTEGYHVPAGEVYAAVEAPKGEFGVYLVSDGTNKPYRCKIRAPGYAHLQAMDFLCRGHQLADVSAVLGSLDIVFGEVDR; translated from the coding sequence ATGACCGAACATAACGTCCGCAACTTCAACATCAACTTCGGCCCGCAGCATCCGGCGGCGCACGGCGTTCTGCGTCTGGTGCTGGAGCTTGACGGCGAGATCGTCGAGCGCGTCGATCCGCATATCGGCCTCCTGCATCGCGGCACGGAAAAGCTGATCGAGGCCAAGACCTATCTGCAGGCGATACCCTATTTCGACCGGCTCGACTATGTCGCGCCGATGAACCAGGAGCACGCCTTCGCGCTTGCGGTCGAAAGATTGACCGGTACGCAGGTGCCGGTCCGCGGCCAGCTAATCCGCGTTCTCTACTCGGAGATCGGCCGGATCCTGTCGCATCTCCTCAACGTGACGACTCAAGCCATGGACGTCGGCGCGCTCACGCCGCCGCTCTGGGGCTTCGAGGAGCGCGAGAAGCTGATGGTCTTTTACGAGCGGGCCTGCGGCGCGCGCATGCACGCGGCCTATTTCCGTCCGGGCGGCGTGCATCAGGACCTGCCGCACCAGCTGGTCGAAGATATCGGCAACTGGATCGATCCGTTCCTGAAGACCGTCGACGATATCGACGAGCTTCTGACCGGCAACCGCATCTTCAAGCAGCGCAACGTCGATATCGGCGTCGTCAGCCTCGAGGACGCCTGGGCCTGGGGTTTCTCGGGCGTGATGGTGCGCGGCTCGGGGGCGGCCTGGGATCTGCGCCGTTCGCAGCCCTATGAATGCTATTCCGACCTGGAGTTCGATATTCCGATCGGCAAGAACGGCGACTGCTTCGACCGCTATCTGATCCGCATGATCGAGATGCGCCAGTCGGCGCGTATCATGCGCCAGTGCGTCGACCGTCTGCTCGGCGATGCCAAGATCGGTCCGGTCTCCTCGCTCGACGGCAAGATCGTGCCGCCGAAGCGCGGCGAGATGAAGCGGTCGATGGAGGCGCTGATCCATCACTTCAAGCTCTATACCGAGGGCTATCACGTGCCGGCCGGGGAGGTCTACGCTGCGGTCGAGGCGCCCAAGGGCGAGTTCGGCGTCTATCTGGTCTCCGACGGCACCAACAAGCCGTATCGCTGCAAGATCCGCGCTCCGGGTTACGCGCATCTTCAGGCGATGGACTTCCTCTGTCGCGGACACCAGCTTGCCGACGTTTCGGCCGTGCTGGGCTCCCTCGATATCGTTTTCGGCGAGGTGGATCGCTGA
- the nuoE gene encoding NADH-quinone oxidoreductase subunit NuoE — MSVRRLAEDTVQPAAFAFSKENAAWAEATIKKYPEGREQSAVIPLLMRAQEQDGWVTRAAIESVADMLGMAYIRVLEVATFYTQFQLQPVGTRAHVQVCGTTPCMLRGAEDLIRICKKKIASEPFTLNEGGTLSWEEVECQGACVNAPMVMIFKDTFEDLTPERLEEIIDRFEAGKGAEVVPGPQIDRIYSAPIGGLTTLQGPEPVEEKKKSVRKSKDEQAVSVPPSNAAKPSTATDVTNPTLKTPATARKAAAKNVKIEGETVDKSKPAKKPR; from the coding sequence ATGTCCGTTCGTCGACTAGCCGAAGACACAGTCCAGCCAGCGGCCTTCGCGTTCAGCAAGGAAAACGCTGCCTGGGCCGAGGCAACGATCAAGAAATATCCCGAGGGCCGCGAGCAGTCGGCGGTCATCCCCCTGCTGATGCGTGCTCAGGAGCAGGATGGCTGGGTGACGAGGGCGGCGATCGAGTCGGTCGCCGACATGCTCGGCATGGCCTATATCCGCGTTCTCGAAGTCGCCACCTTCTATACGCAATTCCAGCTGCAGCCGGTCGGAACGCGTGCCCATGTCCAGGTCTGCGGCACCACGCCCTGCATGCTGCGCGGCGCCGAAGACCTGATCAGGATCTGCAAGAAGAAGATCGCCAGCGAACCGTTCACCCTCAACGAGGGCGGCACCCTTTCCTGGGAAGAGGTCGAATGTCAGGGCGCCTGCGTCAACGCGCCGATGGTCATGATCTTCAAGGACACGTTCGAGGATCTGACGCCGGAGCGGCTCGAGGAGATCATCGACCGCTTCGAGGCCGGCAAGGGGGCGGAAGTCGTGCCGGGCCCGCAGATCGACCGCATCTATTCCGCGCCGATCGGCGGCCTGACGACGCTGCAGGGGCCCGAGCCGGTCGAAGAGAAGAAGAAATCGGTCCGCAAGTCGAAGGACGAACAGGCGGTGAGCGTGCCTCCGTCGAATGCGGCAAAGCCTTCGACCGCGACGGACGTTACCAATCCGACCTTGAAGACGCCGGCCACCGCCAGGAAGGCGGCGGCGAAGAACGTCAAGATCGAAGGTGAAACGGTCGATAAGTCGAAGCCCGCGAAGAAGCCGCGGTGA
- a CDS encoding NADH-quinone oxidoreductase subunit C: MSEALNELASYLREARGALIADAEVKYGELTLTAKAENLVALLTFLRDDVQCGFVSFIDVCGVDYPQRPDRFDVVYHLLSPRQNQRVRVKVATGENEPVPSATSVYPGADWFEREAYDMYGILFTGHPDLRRILTDYGFEGYPLRKDFPLTGFVEVRYDNEAKRVVYEPVELKQEFRNFDFLSPWEGTEYVLPGDEKARPR; encoded by the coding sequence ATGAGTGAAGCCCTGAACGAGCTTGCCTCCTATCTTCGCGAGGCGCGTGGCGCGCTGATCGCCGATGCGGAGGTCAAATACGGCGAACTGACGCTGACGGCGAAAGCCGAGAACCTCGTCGCGCTCCTGACTTTCCTGCGCGACGACGTCCAGTGTGGTTTCGTCAGCTTCATCGATGTCTGCGGGGTCGATTATCCGCAGCGCCCGGACCGCTTCGATGTCGTCTATCATCTTCTCTCGCCGCGCCAGAACCAGCGCGTCCGCGTGAAGGTTGCGACCGGCGAGAACGAGCCTGTCCCCTCGGCGACGTCGGTCTATCCCGGCGCCGACTGGTTCGAGCGCGAAGCCTACGACATGTACGGCATCCTCTTCACCGGTCACCCGGATCTGAGGCGCATCCTGACGGACTACGGCTTCGAAGGCTATCCGCTGCGCAAGGACTTCCCGCTGACCGGTTTCGTCGAGGTGCGTTACGACAACGAGGCCAAGCGCGTCGTCTACGAACCCGTCGAGCTGAAGCAGGAATTCCGCAATTTCGACTTTCTTTCGCCCTGGGAAGGCACGGAATACGTGCTGCCCGGCGACGAAAAGGCGAGACCACGCTGA
- the nuoG gene encoding NADH-quinone oxidoreductase subunit NuoG, with product MAKLKVDGKEIEVPDHFTLLQACEEAGAEVPRFCFHERLSVAGNCRMCLIEVKGGPPKPAASCAMGVRDLRPGPNGEVPEVFTTTPMVKKAREGVMEFLLINHPLDCPICDQGGECDLQDQAMAFGIDSSRYQENKRAVEDKYIGPLVKTVMNRCIHCTRCVRFTTEVAGIAELGLIGRGEDAEITTYLEQAMTSELQGNVVDLCPVGALTSKPFSFTARPWELGKTESIDVMDAVGSAIRVDTRGREVMRIMPRVNEEINEEWISDKTRFIWDGLKTQRLDRPYVKKDGRLQPASWGEAFQAIKTAVAGTSGDRIGAIAGDLASVEEMYALKELVSSLGSANLDCRQDGAALDPSFGRSSYIFNPTIQGIESADALLIIGSNPRFEASVLNARIRKRYRMANFPIGVIGEAGELRYEYEYLGAGTDTLAELVSGKGTFFATLEKAARPLIIVGQGALAGEGGAAVLANAAKLAVAVGAVNAEWNGFAVLHSAAARVGGLDLGFVPGQGGRSAGEMVDAMDVLFLLGADEIDLSAKKAGFTVYIGSHGDNGAHAADVILPGATYTEKSGTWVNTEGRVQMGNRAAFAPGEAREDWAIIRALSDVLGRKLPFDSLGELRAKLYAAYPHFAAVDEIAARGSDEIAALAQKAGAMAKSVFASPVKDFYLTNPIARASAVMAECSALARNNFKAAAE from the coding sequence ATGGCAAAGCTGAAAGTCGACGGAAAAGAGATCGAGGTCCCGGATCATTTCACGCTGCTTCAGGCATGCGAGGAGGCCGGCGCCGAGGTTCCGCGCTTCTGTTTCCATGAGCGGCTTTCGGTTGCCGGCAACTGCCGAATGTGTCTGATCGAGGTCAAGGGCGGCCCCCCCAAGCCGGCGGCCTCCTGCGCCATGGGCGTGCGCGACCTTCGTCCCGGTCCGAACGGCGAGGTGCCGGAAGTCTTCACGACCACGCCGATGGTCAAGAAGGCGCGCGAAGGCGTCATGGAGTTCCTGCTCATCAATCACCCGCTCGACTGCCCGATCTGCGACCAGGGCGGCGAGTGCGACCTGCAGGACCAGGCGATGGCCTTCGGCATCGACAGCTCGCGCTATCAGGAAAACAAGCGCGCGGTCGAGGACAAGTATATCGGTCCGCTCGTCAAGACGGTGATGAACCGCTGCATCCACTGCACGCGCTGCGTCCGGTTCACGACGGAAGTCGCCGGCATCGCCGAACTCGGCCTGATCGGCCGCGGCGAGGATGCCGAGATCACCACTTATCTCGAACAGGCGATGACCTCGGAACTGCAGGGCAACGTCGTCGACCTGTGCCCGGTCGGCGCGCTGACCTCGAAGCCCTTCTCCTTCACCGCGCGCCCGTGGGAGCTCGGCAAGACCGAATCGATCGATGTCATGGACGCAGTCGGCTCTGCCATCCGCGTCGATACGCGCGGTCGCGAAGTCATGCGGATCATGCCGCGCGTCAACGAGGAGATCAACGAAGAGTGGATCTCCGACAAGACGCGCTTCATCTGGGACGGGCTGAAGACGCAGCGCCTGGATCGCCCCTATGTCAAGAAGGATGGACGCCTGCAGCCGGCAAGCTGGGGCGAAGCCTTCCAGGCGATCAAGACCGCCGTTGCCGGCACGTCGGGCGACAGGATCGGCGCGATCGCCGGCGATCTCGCTTCGGTCGAGGAAATGTACGCTCTGAAGGAGCTCGTCTCCTCGCTCGGCTCGGCGAACCTCGACTGCCGGCAGGACGGCGCAGCGCTCGATCCGTCGTTCGGCCGTTCGAGCTACATCTTCAACCCGACGATCCAGGGCATCGAAAGCGCCGATGCACTGCTCATCATCGGCTCGAATCCGCGCTTCGAGGCGTCGGTCCTCAATGCCCGCATCCGCAAGCGCTACCGCATGGCCAACTTCCCCATCGGTGTGATCGGCGAGGCGGGTGAGCTTCGTTACGAATACGAATATCTGGGTGCGGGTACCGACACGCTCGCCGAACTCGTTTCCGGCAAGGGGACGTTCTTCGCAACGCTCGAAAAGGCCGCGCGTCCGCTGATCATCGTCGGCCAGGGCGCCTTGGCAGGGGAGGGCGGTGCGGCCGTTCTCGCCAATGCGGCGAAGCTCGCCGTTGCCGTTGGTGCGGTGAATGCCGAGTGGAACGGTTTTGCCGTGCTTCACAGCGCGGCCGCCCGCGTCGGCGGTCTCGATCTCGGCTTCGTGCCTGGTCAGGGCGGCAGGTCGGCGGGCGAAATGGTCGACGCCATGGATGTCCTTTTCCTGCTGGGGGCCGACGAAATCGATCTCTCGGCCAAGAAGGCTGGCTTCACCGTTTACATCGGCTCGCACGGCGACAACGGCGCGCATGCGGCGGATGTCATTCTTCCCGGCGCGACCTACACGGAAAAGTCCGGCACCTGGGTCAATACCGAAGGGCGCGTCCAGATGGGCAACCGCGCCGCTTTCGCGCCGGGTGAAGCCCGCGAGGACTGGGCGATCATCCGCGCGCTTTCCGACGTGCTCGGCAGGAAGCTGCCTTTCGACTCGCTCGGCGAATTGCGTGCGAAGCTCTATGCGGCCTATCCGCATTTCGCCGCAGTCGACGAGATCGCCGCACGCGGCAGCGACGAAATTGCCGCACTTGCACAAAAAGCCGGTGCGATGGCGAAATCCGTGTTTGCGTCTCCGGTCAAAGACTTCTATTTGACGAACCCGATAGCGCGCGCATCCGCCGTCATGGCCGAATGCTCGGCCTTGGCGCGCAACAATTTCAAAGCTGCCGCGGAATGA
- the nuoH gene encoding NADH-quinone oxidoreductase subunit NuoH, translating into MDAFFSTYVWPTAIMIGQSLLLLVALLLFIAYILLADRKIWAAVQLRRGPNVVGPWGLFQSFADLLKFVFKEPVIPAGANKTIFLLAPLVSVTLALAAWAVIPLNANWVIANINVGILFVFAISSLEVYGIIMGGWASNSKYPFLGALRSAAQMVSYEVSIGFVIVTVLLCVGSLNLTDIVNAQNDGVGTMLGLPASFLDWHWLSLFPMFIIFFISALAETNRPPFDLPEAESELVAGFMVEYGSTPYMMFMLGEYAAICLMCALTTILFLGGWLPPVDIWLLNWVPGIIWFVLKASLVFFMFAMVKAFVPRYRYDQLMRLGWKVFLPLSLAMVVIVAFVLKLTGWA; encoded by the coding sequence ATGGACGCTTTCTTTTCGACCTATGTCTGGCCCACGGCCATCATGATCGGCCAGTCGCTCCTGCTTCTGGTCGCGCTGCTGCTTTTCATCGCCTATATCCTGCTCGCCGACCGTAAGATCTGGGCGGCCGTGCAGCTTCGCCGCGGACCTAACGTCGTCGGCCCATGGGGGCTGTTCCAGTCCTTCGCCGACCTTTTGAAATTCGTCTTCAAGGAGCCGGTCATTCCGGCCGGCGCCAACAAGACGATCTTTCTGCTCGCACCGCTCGTTTCCGTGACGCTGGCGCTCGCCGCCTGGGCGGTCATTCCGCTCAATGCGAACTGGGTGATCGCGAACATCAATGTCGGCATCCTCTTCGTCTTCGCCATATCTTCTCTCGAGGTTTATGGCATCATCATGGGCGGTTGGGCGTCGAACTCGAAATATCCCTTCCTCGGCGCATTGCGCTCCGCGGCGCAGATGGTGTCCTACGAGGTCTCGATCGGCTTCGTCATCGTCACCGTGCTGCTCTGCGTCGGCTCGCTCAACCTGACGGACATCGTAAACGCGCAGAACGACGGCGTCGGCACCATGCTCGGCCTGCCTGCCTCGTTCCTCGACTGGCACTGGCTGTCGCTCTTCCCGATGTTCATCATCTTCTTCATCTCGGCGCTCGCCGAGACGAACCGTCCGCCCTTCGACCTGCCGGAAGCCGAATCGGAACTCGTCGCCGGCTTCATGGTCGAATACGGCTCGACCCCGTACATGATGTTCATGCTCGGCGAGTACGCGGCGATCTGCCTGATGTGCGCGCTGACGACGATTCTGTTCCTCGGCGGCTGGCTGCCTCCGGTCGACATCTGGCTCCTGAACTGGGTCCCGGGCATCATCTGGTTCGTGCTGAAGGCGTCGCTGGTGTTCTTCATGTTCGCCATGGTGAAAGCCTTCGTCCCGCGCTATCGCTACGACCAGCTGATGCGTCTCGGCTGGAAGGTCTTCCTGCCGCTTTCGCTGGCGATGGTCGTCATCGTCGCATTCGTTCTGAAGCTGACGGGCTGGGCATGA
- the nuoF gene encoding NADH-quinone oxidoreductase subunit NuoF, with protein MLRDEDRIFTNIYGLKDKSLRGAMARGHWDGTKQFLEKGRDWIINEVKASGLRGRGGAGFPTGLKWSFMPKESDGRPHYLVVNADESEPGTCKDRDIMRHDPHTLIEGCVIASFAMGAHAAYIYVRGEFIREREALQAAIDECYEYGLLGRNNKLGYDIDIYVHHGAGAYICGEETALLESLEGKKGQPRLKPPFPANMGLYGCPTTVNNVESIAVTPTILRRGAGWYTSFGRPNNHGTKLYSVSGHVNRPCTVEDAMSIPFHELIEKHCGGIRGGWDNLLAVIPGGSSVPCVPGAQMKDAIMDYDGLRELGSGLGTAAVIVMDKSTDIIKAIWRLSAFYKHESCGQCTPCREGTGWMMRVMERMVQGRAQKREIDMLFDVTKQVEGHTICALGDAAAWPIQGLIKHFRPEMEKRIDEYTRNATSHGAVLEAAE; from the coding sequence ATGCTTAGAGATGAAGATCGCATCTTTACCAACATCTACGGCCTCAAGGACAAGTCGCTGAGGGGCGCGATGGCGCGCGGCCATTGGGACGGCACGAAGCAGTTCCTCGAAAAGGGCCGCGACTGGATCATCAACGAGGTGAAGGCCTCCGGCCTGCGCGGCCGCGGCGGCGCCGGCTTCCCGACCGGTCTCAAATGGTCCTTCATGCCGAAGGAAAGCGACGGGCGCCCGCATTACCTCGTCGTCAATGCCGATGAGTCCGAGCCCGGTACCTGCAAGGACCGCGACATCATGCGCCACGATCCGCACACGCTGATCGAAGGCTGCGTGATTGCGAGCTTCGCCATGGGTGCGCATGCCGCCTATATCTACGTGCGCGGCGAGTTCATCCGCGAGCGCGAAGCGCTGCAGGCGGCGATCGACGAATGCTACGAATACGGCCTGCTCGGCCGGAACAACAAGCTCGGCTACGACATCGACATTTACGTGCATCACGGTGCCGGCGCCTATATCTGCGGCGAAGAGACGGCGCTGCTCGAAAGCCTCGAAGGCAAGAAGGGCCAGCCGCGCCTGAAGCCGCCTTTCCCGGCGAATATGGGCCTTTATGGCTGCCCGACGACGGTCAACAATGTCGAGTCGATCGCGGTGACGCCGACCATCCTGCGCCGCGGCGCCGGCTGGTATACGAGCTTCGGCCGCCCCAACAACCACGGCACCAAGCTCTATTCGGTTTCCGGCCACGTCAATCGCCCGTGCACGGTCGAGGACGCGATGTCGATCCCGTTCCACGAGCTGATCGAGAAGCACTGCGGCGGCATTCGCGGCGGCTGGGACAACCTGCTGGCGGTCATCCCCGGCGGCTCGTCGGTTCCCTGCGTGCCCGGCGCGCAGATGAAGGACGCGATCATGGATTATGACGGCCTGCGCGAGCTCGGCTCGGGTCTGGGCACGGCTGCCGTCATCGTCATGGACAAGTCGACCGACATCATCAAGGCGATCTGGCGGCTGTCGGCCTTCTACAAGCACGAGAGCTGCGGCCAGTGCACGCCCTGCCGCGAAGGCACGGGCTGGATGATGCGCGTCATGGAGCGCATGGTGCAGGGCCGCGCCCAGAAGCGCGAGATCGACATGCTCTTCGACGTGACGAAGCAGGTCGAGGGCCACACGATCTGCGCGCTCGGCGATGCGGCGGCATGGCCGATCCAGGGCCTTATCAAGCATTTCCGTCCGGAAATGGAGAAGCGGATCGACGAATACACGCGCAATGCGACCTCGCATGGCGCCGTGTTGGAGGCGGCGGAGTAA
- the nuoI gene encoding NADH-quinone oxidoreductase subunit NuoI — MAGLSNAVSSLFLKEFVGAFLLSMRYFFRPKATLNYPFEKGPISPRFRGEHALRRYPNGEERCIACKLCEAICPAQAITIEAGPRRNDGTRRTVRYDIDMVKCIYCGFCQEACPVDAIVEGPNFEFSTETREELYYDKEKLLANGDRWEREIARNIAMDSPYR, encoded by the coding sequence ATGGCCGGTCTTTCGAACGCCGTCAGCTCGCTGTTCCTCAAGGAATTCGTCGGCGCATTCCTTCTGTCGATGCGCTATTTCTTCCGTCCGAAGGCGACCTTGAACTATCCCTTCGAGAAGGGGCCCATCAGCCCGCGCTTCCGCGGCGAGCACGCGCTGCGCCGTTATCCCAACGGCGAAGAGCGGTGCATCGCCTGCAAGCTGTGCGAGGCGATCTGTCCTGCGCAGGCCATCACCATCGAGGCCGGGCCGCGGCGCAACGACGGCACGCGCCGCACGGTGCGTTACGACATCGACATGGTGAAGTGCATCTATTGCGGCTTCTGCCAGGAAGCCTGCCCTGTCGATGCGATCGTCGAGGGGCCGAACTTCGAGTTCTCCACCGAGACGCGCGAAGAGCTCTACTACGACAAGGAGAAGCTGCTCGCCAACGGTGACCGGTGGGAGCGGGAAATCGCGCGCAACATTGCGATGGACTCGCCCTACCGCTGA